The following proteins are encoded in a genomic region of bacterium:
- a CDS encoding GSU2403 family nucleotidyltransferase fold protein: MEKKYELCLEVLRRLQKERVLEEIIIVGSWCIYFYREYFSKTNYSSSIRTRDIDFLVPLPLHLKKKVDIPELLKDMGYIIDFHRSGYIRLLHPELIIEFLVPEKGRGVDKPYPLPQLGVNAQRLRFLDFLAQNTIVLKTEELTLNLPHPAAFGLHKLIVSSRRTKEEKRIKEREEAVKVLNALIDQGEEKLIKDLFDSMLAGWKKKILNILKKFGGERILNILEE, encoded by the coding sequence GTGGAAAAGAAATACGAGCTGTGTCTTGAAGTATTAAGAAGACTCCAAAAAGAAAGGGTGTTAGAAGAGATTATAATTGTTGGTAGTTGGTGTATCTATTTTTACCGGGAATATTTCTCAAAGACTAACTATTCTTCTTCTATAAGGACAAGAGACATTGACTTTTTGGTTCCTCTGCCATTACACCTTAAGAAAAAAGTAGATATCCCTGAACTATTGAAGGATATGGGTTATATTATCGACTTTCATAGAAGTGGTTATATCAGGCTTTTGCATCCGGAACTCATCATAGAATTTTTAGTGCCGGAAAAAGGCAGGGGAGTGGATAAACCATATCCTTTACCCCAGTTAGGGGTGAATGCTCAAAGGCTACGATTTTTGGATTTTCTTGCACAGAATACAATAGTCCTTAAAACAGAAGAACTCACTTTAAATCTTCCCCATCCTGCTGCCTTTGGATTGCATAAACTTATTGTTTCTTCCCGAAGAACTAAAGAGGAGAAACGAATCAAAGAAAGGGAAGAAGCAGTAAAGGTCTTAAATGCTCTAATAGACCAGGGTGAAGAAAAGTTGATAAAGGATTTGTTTGATTCTATGCTCGCAGGCTGGAAAAAGAAGATACTAAATATCCTGAAGAAATTCGGAGGAGAAAGGATATTAAACATCTTAGAGGAGTAA
- a CDS encoding NB-ARC domain-containing protein has product MNHSKAYPYLKATLDALIEAAPGWAKAPAKFWSSLSEQLKDKSKEKIKQLEQEIKGISKDDLETMIKETGCEQKEDIELIIGAVSLIPGLCQKMDYRFDRVDSVLEEMSGKLDELLRKPTSEKPLQFPLPSSLHNQTPPEPNFVGRVEMLKAITDWYKSLEVKIGALVGWGGVGKSALVRKWFDSLKENNIQPDGIFWWGFYRNAFLERFLEALFGYLSQDRFKLDDYKTSWQKIDKIKELLLGREYLIILDGLEEMQKSQTGEEFGKLQHSEFTDLLKYIADADFKGLCLITTRFPLTDIEKYPSYQRLEIEELLREDTRLLFQKIGVRGKEDEIDTSGKNLKAIP; this is encoded by the coding sequence ATGAACCACAGTAAAGCATATCCATATTTAAAAGCAACCCTGGATGCATTGATTGAGGCGGCACCAGGTTGGGCAAAAGCTCCGGCTAAGTTCTGGTCCTCTTTATCCGAACAACTGAAGGATAAATCCAAAGAGAAAATCAAACAGTTAGAACAGGAGATAAAAGGGATTTCTAAAGATGATCTGGAGACAATGATCAAGGAGACTGGATGCGAGCAGAAGGAAGATATTGAGCTTATAATCGGAGCAGTGTCGTTAATCCCTGGACTTTGCCAGAAGATGGATTATCGGTTTGATAGAGTAGATAGTGTGCTTGAGGAAATGAGCGGGAAGCTGGATGAACTTTTGAGGAAACCAACATCTGAAAAACCCCTCCAGTTCCCTCTTCCATCCAGCTTGCACAACCAAACCCCGCCTGAGCCGAATTTTGTGGGTAGGGTTGAAATGCTTAAGGCAATCACAGATTGGTATAAATCCCTTGAGGTAAAGATTGGGGCATTAGTCGGCTGGGGTGGGGTGGGAAAATCGGCATTAGTCAGAAAGTGGTTTGATAGCTTGAAAGAAAATAACATCCAGCCTGATGGCATATTCTGGTGGGGATTCTATCGCAATGCCTTTCTTGAGCGTTTCCTTGAGGCGCTATTTGGTTATCTCTCCCAGGATAGATTTAAGCTTGATGACTACAAGACCTCCTGGCAGAAGATAGACAAAATAAAAGAGCTTCTTTTGGGAAGGGAATATCTCATTATCTTAGATGGACTTGAAGAGATGCAGAAATCACAAACAGGCGAAGAATTTGGTAAGCTGCAACATTCAGAGTTCACAGACTTACTCAAATACATTGCTGATGCAGATTTTAAAGGCTTATGCCTGATAACCACAAGGTTCCCTTTAACTGACATTGAGAAATACCCAAGCTATCAAAGGCTTGAGATAGAGGAGTTACTAAGAGAGGATACCCGGCTACTGTTTCAAAAGATTGGTGTAAGAGGAAAAGAAGATGAGATAGATACATCTGGGAAGAATTTAAAGGCCATACCCTAA
- a CDS encoding NTPase, whose amino-acid sequence MKHIFITGKPKSGKTTLFKELIPYLKDEGGFYTQEVLYQDKRIGFEIITLDGRRGLLARKGLSSPFNLGSYGVDVKDLDEIGVAAIEEAIENKKVIVIDEIGKMELYSKRFKEVVLKALDSGKFLLGIIHQANLPFLERIKKRDDVLILELTSENRGEVFKTIKGIIDSWL is encoded by the coding sequence ATGAAACACATCTTTATTACGGGCAAACCCAAATCAGGTAAGACCACCCTTTTTAAAGAGCTAATCCCTTATTTGAAAGATGAGGGTGGATTTTATACCCAAGAAGTCCTTTACCAAGATAAGCGCATAGGTTTTGAGATTATCACCCTGGATGGAAGAAGGGGTTTATTGGCAAGGAAAGGGTTAAGCTCACCATTTAACCTGGGAAGCTATGGAGTAGATGTAAAGGACTTAGATGAGATTGGTGTAGCGGCAATAGAGGAAGCAATAGAGAACAAAAAGGTTATTGTGATTGATGAGATTGGGAAGATGGAATTATACTCAAAGAGATTTAAAGAAGTAGTACTTAAAGCCCTGGATAGTGGTAAATTTCTCCTGGGGATAATTCACCAGGCTAATCTTCCATTTTTAGAGAGAATCAAAAAGAGGGATGATGTCTTAATCTTAGAGTTAACTTCAGAAAATAGAGGAGAAGTCTTCAAAACCATAAAGGGTATTATAGACTCCTGGTTATGA